One window from the genome of Diospyros lotus cultivar Yz01 chromosome 11, ASM1463336v1, whole genome shotgun sequence encodes:
- the LOC127813417 gene encoding amine oxidase [copper-containing] gamma 2-like — protein MEGNGLVRRFLFFISTVILLVLLTLLSLPTPPSGDKAAVLDSSKNRFHLYKPKLLRKPAPRHHSVAVPLHPLDPLTVAEFNKVRSLLASHPLFRSSSTFALHSVALDEPEKQLVVRWRKGNPLPPRKAVVVARVNDVSHVLTVDIETGEVNQVETGPISGYPMMTMEDMTSAGSAPLANADFNRSITERGVDLTDLTCLPISTGWYGKSEENRRVIKIQCYSMKGTANFYMRPIEGLTVLLDLDTKKVLEITDKGRNIPIPKAANTDYRFSTLNSQQQMKLVNPISIEQPKGPSFTIEDDHQVKWANWEFHLKADPRAGVIISRATVRDPETGELRSVMYKGFTSELFVPYMDPTDAWYFKTYMDAGEYGFGLQAMPLDPLNDCPRNAYYMDGVFSAADGRPYVRSNMICVFERYAGDIGWRHSESPITGMDVREVRPKVTLVVRMAASVANYDYIVDWEFQTDGLIRVKVGLSGILMVKGSSYDNMNQVNQQEDLYGTLISENVIGVIHDHYVTFYLDMDVDGSDNSFVKVNLQKTFTSPGESPRRSFLKAVRNVAKTEKDAQVKLKLYDPSEFHVINPSKLTRVGNPVGYKVVPAGTAASLLDLDDPPQKRGAFTNNQIWVTPYNQSEQWAGGLFVYQSQGKDTLAVWSERDREIENKDIVMWYTLGFHHVPCQEDFPIMPTVSSSFDLKPVNFFERNPILRIPPNTDKDLPNCEAAAASA, from the exons ATGGAAGGAAATGGCCTCGTCAGGcgctttttgtttttcatctcaACCGTTATCCTCCTCGTCCTATTGACGTTGCTCAGCCTCCCCACCCCGCCGTCCGGCGACAAGGCCGCCGTTCTCGACTCCTCCAAGAACCGCTTCCATCTCTACAAACCCAAACTCCTCCGCAAACCCGCCCCCCGCCACCACTCAGTCGCCGTCCCCCTCCACCCTCTCGACCCCCTCACCGTCGCGGAGTTCAACAAGGTCCGCTCCCTCCTCGCCTCTCACCCGCTATTCCGATCCTCCTCCACCTTCGCGCTCCACTCGGTGGCGCTCGACGAGCCGGAGAAGCAGCTTGTCGTCCGGTGGCGAAAGGGCAACCCTCTTCCACCCAGAAAGGCCGTCGTCGTGGCACGTGTCAACGACGTCTCGCACGTGCTGACCGTGGACATTGAGACAGGAGAAGTGAACCAGGTCGAGACGGGTCCGATCTCGGGCTACCCGATGATGACCATGGAGGACATGACGTCGGCCGGCTCGGCTCCCCTGGCGAACGCCGATTTCAACCGTTCGATCACTGAGCGGGGGGTCGATCTGACGGACCTGACTTGTTTGCCGATTTCGACGGGATGGTACGGCAAGAGTGAAGAGAACCGGAGAGTGATTAAGATACAGTGCTACTCCATGAAAGGCACTGCAAATTTTTACATGAGGCCAATCGAAGGCCTCACCGTGCTTCTTGATTTGGACACTAAGAAAGTTCTGGAAATCACTGATAAGGGGAGGAACATACCGATCCCCAAGGCCGCTAACACAGACTATAGATTCTCTACTTTGAATAGCCAGCAGCAGATGAAGCTTGTAAACCCGATATCCATAGAGCAACCCAAGGGCCCGAGCTTTACTATTGAAGATGATCATCAGGTCAAGTGGGCCAACTGGGAGTTCCACTTGAAAGCCGACCCGAGAGCTGGGGTTATTATTTCTCGGGCGACGGTTCGGGACCCGGAAACCGGGGAGCTGAGGAGTGTGATGTACAAGGGGTTTACGTCGGAGCTGTTCGTGCCGTATATGGACCCGACGGACGCGTGGTACTTCAAGACGTATATGGATGCGGGCGAATACGGGTTCGGGCTTCAGGCGATGCCGCTTGACCCGCTTAACGATTGCCCGAGGAACGCCTATTACATGGACGGCGTGTTTTCGGCCGCCGATGGGAGGCCGTACGTCCGGTCAAACATGATTTGCGTGTTTGAGAGGTATGCTGGTGACATCGGGTGGCGCCATTCAGAGAGTCCGATCACCGGAATGGAT GTTAGGGAGGTGAGGCCGAAAGTGACGTTGGTGGTGAGAATGGCAGCTTCCGTCGCTAACTACGACTATATCGTCGATTGGGAGTTCCAGACAGATGGCCTAATCAGAGTCAAG GTGGGACTCAGCGGCATCTTGATGGTGAAGGGTTCCTCGTACGACAACATGAACCAAGTGAACCAACAAGAAGACCTCTACGGCACCCTCATATCGGAGAACGTGATCGGCGTCATCCACGACCACTACGTCACCTTCTACCTCGACATGGACGTCGACGGCTCCGACAACTCCTTCGTCAAGGTCAACCTCCAGAAAACCTTCACTTCCCCCGGCGAGTCGCCCCGCCGGAGCTTCCTCAAAGCCGTCAGGAATGTGGCCAAGACGGAGAAAGACGCGCAGGTCAAGCTCAAGCTCTACGACCCCTCCGAGTTCCACGTCATCAACCCTTCCAAGCTGACCCGCGTCGGCAACCCGGTCGGGTACAAGGTGGTCCCCGCCGGCACGGCGGCGAGCCTCCTCGATCTGGACGACCCGCCCCAGAAGCGAGGCGCCTTCACCAACAACCAGATATGGGTCACGCCGTATAACCAATCGGAACAGTGGGCCGGAGGCTTGTTTGTGTATCAGAGCCAAGGGAAAGACACTCTGGCTGTTTGGTCGGAAAG GGATCGGGAGATCGAGAACAAGGACATAGTGATGTGGTACACATTAGGATTCCATCACGTACCGTGCCAAGAGGACTTCCCAATTATGCCAACTGTATCCTCGAGCTTCGATCTGAAACCCGTCAACTTCTTCGAGAGAAACCCGATTCTGAGGATCCCGCCAAACACTGATAAAGACTTGCCAAATTGCGAAGCTGCCGCTGCTTCAGCCTGA